Proteins from a genomic interval of Chroococcidiopsis thermalis PCC 7203:
- the miaA gene encoding tRNA (adenosine(37)-N6)-dimethylallyltransferase MiaA has protein sequence MYQTDISHRFGLITICGATATGKSGLAITIAQRLNSVIISADSRQVYREFNLGTAKPTPSQQQLIPHYLIDICDPTETFTVAEYQEQAQGLIEKWRGVETLHATSLHLFPLLVGGTGLYIRSIVRGMKIPRVAPQPKLRSQLLSLGQKQLYAMLQQVDPVAATKIHPNDPTRTVRALEVFYVTGRPISAQQGEDPPCYPILQIGLDCESNALTQRISQRTEQMVADGLVAEVEYLCQKYRMDLPLLNTLGYQEFKQYLAGDISLEEAKELTVLHTRQFAKRQRTWFRAYPQIEWFNADSPDLVERVWQRIQDFMAQLNLKENTRF, from the coding sequence ATGTACCAAACTGATATTTCGCATAGATTTGGCTTGATTACAATCTGTGGAGCAACCGCCACGGGTAAATCAGGGTTGGCAATAACTATCGCTCAAAGACTTAATTCTGTCATTATCAGTGCCGATTCGCGTCAAGTTTATCGCGAATTTAATCTTGGCACGGCTAAACCTACTCCTAGCCAGCAACAACTCATACCTCACTATTTAATTGACATTTGCGATCCCACTGAAACTTTTACCGTGGCGGAGTATCAGGAACAAGCACAGGGATTAATCGAAAAATGGAGGGGTGTAGAGACGTTGCATGCAACGTCTCTACACCTATTCCCTCTCTTAGTTGGGGGGACTGGGTTGTACATCCGTTCTATCGTGCGGGGAATGAAGATTCCTAGAGTAGCACCACAGCCAAAATTGCGATCGCAACTTCTATCTTTGGGTCAAAAGCAGCTTTATGCAATGTTACAGCAAGTCGATCCAGTAGCTGCAACTAAAATTCATCCCAACGATCCAACCAGAACTGTTAGAGCATTGGAAGTATTCTACGTTACTGGTCGTCCAATCTCGGCACAACAGGGAGAAGATCCCCCCTGTTATCCAATTTTACAAATTGGTTTGGACTGTGAATCGAATGCCTTGACTCAGCGAATTTCTCAGCGTACAGAACAAATGGTAGCTGATGGGTTGGTGGCTGAAGTTGAGTATTTGTGTCAAAAATACCGCATGGATTTACCTTTACTCAATACGCTAGGATATCAAGAGTTCAAGCAATATTTAGCTGGAGATATCTCCCTAGAGGAAGCAAAAGAATTAACTGTATTGCATACGCGACAATTTGCTAAACGACAGCGAACTTGGTTTCGAGCATATCCTCAAATTGAATGGTTTAATGCTGACAGTCCCGATTTAGTAGAACGAGTGTGGCAGCGAATTCAGGATTTTATGGCTCAACTAAATCTGAAAGAAAACACGCGATTCTAA
- a CDS encoding DUF2459 domain-containing protein — protein sequence MKTRRFAFFVLAITSVILGGWIFSPATIIPPANLINPVSIYLVDYGFHGRLVLPINRDKCLEYAYGDWRYFALNQQDWLTGAAALFLPTQGALGRKLKNCDRFDLLATQKDSSLLSITVEKAKVDRLLKVLNSYFDRPATLQIKNSHTGMTLVPYDRTYTILHNSNHELVRWLQDLGCRVEGFVLWANFQISDQ from the coding sequence GTGAAAACACGCCGCTTTGCTTTTTTTGTCTTAGCAATTACCAGCGTTATCCTTGGAGGATGGATTTTTTCTCCTGCTACTATTATACCTCCTGCTAATCTCATTAATCCAGTTAGTATTTATCTCGTTGATTATGGCTTTCACGGAAGATTAGTTCTACCTATTAATCGCGATAAATGTCTGGAATATGCCTATGGTGACTGGAGATATTTTGCTTTAAATCAACAAGATTGGTTGACCGGAGCAGCAGCATTATTTTTACCAACTCAAGGAGCTTTAGGACGCAAGTTAAAAAACTGCGATCGCTTCGATTTATTAGCTACTCAAAAAGATAGTTCTTTGCTGAGCATTACTGTAGAAAAAGCAAAAGTCGATCGCTTGCTAAAGGTCTTAAATTCATATTTCGATCGCCCCGCTACTCTGCAAATAAAAAATTCTCACACGGGAATGACCCTAGTTCCCTACGATCGCACTTATACCATACTACACAATAGCAATCACGAACTAGTTCGCTGGCTACAAGATTTAGGCTGTCGCGTTGAAGGTTTTGTCTTATGGGCAAACTTTCAAATCAGTGACCAGTGA
- a CDS encoding DUF2103 domain-containing protein, with protein sequence MSNANGRLVWNHSTHISGLIPVLERLTRIDGIQTITPGVIGRVKGHSPKMQLRISVPIRGGFKLIARQGKTVQEVFILTTLSQDELVTAVTNVLK encoded by the coding sequence ATGAGTAATGCCAACGGCAGGCTGGTCTGGAATCACTCAACCCACATCTCAGGCTTAATTCCAGTGTTAGAACGCCTGACTCGCATTGATGGAATTCAAACAATTACCCCTGGAGTCATTGGACGGGTAAAAGGTCACTCTCCCAAAATGCAACTTCGTATTTCCGTGCCGATTCGTGGTGGATTTAAACTCATAGCACGCCAAGGCAAGACTGTACAAGAAGTATTCATCCTGACAACTCTCAGCCAGGATGAATTAGTAACAGCAGTGACGAATGTTTTGAAATAG
- the clpS gene encoding ATP-dependent Clp protease adapter ClpS, producing MATAPTIAPEKSSKVVSKLYPNYKVIVLDDDFNTFQHVAECLMKYIPGMTGDRAWELTNQVHYEGQAIVWVGPQEQAELYHQQLRRAGLTMAPLEAA from the coding sequence ATGGCAACAGCACCGACGATCGCACCTGAGAAATCGTCTAAAGTCGTCAGCAAGCTATATCCTAATTACAAGGTAATCGTGTTGGATGACGATTTCAATACGTTTCAGCATGTAGCTGAGTGTTTGATGAAGTATATACCTGGTATGACGGGCGATCGCGCTTGGGAATTAACCAATCAAGTTCACTACGAAGGTCAGGCGATCGTTTGGGTGGGACCGCAAGAACAAGCAGAACTCTATCATCAGCAACTTCGGCGTGCTGGCTTAACTATGGCTCCTTTGGAAGCAGCTTAG
- a CDS encoding FAD-dependent oxidoreductase, whose product MQRRRLAAFISLVLASFTPPLIPFSVLSAPPKTPNQTVECEILVTGAGLAGVATAYEGLLAGRTVCMTEITDWMGGQISTQGTSALDERRTQRLQLFFSRGYLELRKRIADKYNGNLNPGDCWVSDSCFLPHDGHEILYDMLQDAAKKGRGQLKWFPATVVKQLEISRAGSQQAIQGAIAIQHRPAAGVPPLNTLPLSQTIEDSYRYENSARLNKEILRFVPLARREARHKWYVVDATETGELIALADVPYRLGIDARSYLEPSASSGTSDPYCTQGFTYTFAMEATEDPIGHGIPPFYSQHSAYYSYELPRLASFPLVFTYRRIWSPKDGEPMSFGGINFEAPVPDDISMQNWTWGNDYRPGTAVDNLIYTRAQLQASGQLLPGNWLGGLRTESLRKAEEHAIGYFYWLVTGTTDSQLGDGVKQPQPNNRYLSGLDSPMGTVHGLSKYPYMREGRRIIGRPSWGQPEGFTVWEIDISRRNYNDDYYRQTLSPQMYRRLKIALAGLETINAIASTKPPEQIARRTRSTIFPDSVGIGHYAIDFHPCMTKSPPELPGNTEREGERQGAGEAYPFQIPLRAMIPQKIENLLVAGKSIATSHIASAAYRVHSFEWSVGAAAGTTAAFSLEKAIAPYQLVDDLPRREPLLEQLQYRLQQNNNPTAFPDTSIFNLDWDDWR is encoded by the coding sequence ATGCAGCGCAGACGCTTAGCGGCTTTTATCAGTCTTGTTTTAGCCTCCTTTACTCCACCCCTCATCCCTTTTTCCGTCCTCTCCGCACCACCTAAAACCCCCAACCAAACGGTAGAATGCGAAATTCTCGTTACGGGTGCAGGACTTGCAGGTGTCGCCACTGCATACGAGGGATTGCTAGCAGGACGGACTGTCTGCATGACTGAAATTACCGATTGGATGGGAGGACAAATTTCGACTCAGGGAACTTCTGCCTTGGACGAACGCAGAACCCAACGGTTGCAGTTATTTTTCTCCCGTGGTTATTTAGAACTAAGAAAACGCATTGCCGATAAATATAATGGCAATTTAAATCCTGGTGATTGCTGGGTGAGCGATTCTTGCTTCCTGCCTCACGACGGTCACGAAATTCTTTACGATATGTTGCAGGATGCGGCAAAAAAGGGTCGCGGTCAGCTGAAATGGTTTCCTGCCACTGTGGTGAAGCAACTAGAAATTAGCCGCGCTGGATCGCAACAAGCTATTCAAGGCGCGATCGCAATTCAACATCGTCCTGCTGCTGGCGTGCCACCTCTCAATACCCTACCTCTATCTCAAACAATTGAAGACTCCTATCGCTACGAAAATTCAGCTCGGTTGAATAAGGAAATTTTGCGGTTTGTACCTTTGGCGAGGCGAGAGGCGAGACACAAATGGTATGTGGTGGATGCAACGGAGACGGGGGAATTAATTGCTTTGGCAGATGTCCCCTATCGGCTTGGGATTGATGCCCGTTCTTATTTAGAACCTTCTGCCTCTAGCGGGACTAGCGATCCCTACTGCACTCAAGGCTTTACTTATACTTTTGCGATGGAGGCGACCGAGGATCCTATAGGTCATGGCATACCCCCATTTTACTCTCAACATTCTGCTTATTATAGTTACGAACTGCCCCGCTTAGCAAGCTTTCCTTTAGTATTTACCTACCGTCGCATTTGGAGTCCGAAAGACGGCGAACCCATGTCATTCGGGGGCATTAATTTTGAAGCTCCCGTACCAGATGATATTTCCATGCAGAATTGGACGTGGGGCAACGATTACCGTCCTGGTACTGCTGTCGATAATTTAATCTATACTCGCGCTCAGTTACAGGCAAGCGGTCAACTCCTACCTGGAAATTGGCTGGGAGGACTGAGAACAGAAAGCTTGCGTAAAGCGGAAGAACACGCGATCGGTTACTTTTATTGGTTGGTGACGGGTACAACCGATTCGCAACTGGGGGACGGGGTGAAACAACCCCAACCAAACAATCGCTATTTATCTGGACTAGATTCGCCGATGGGAACGGTACACGGCTTGTCTAAGTATCCTTATATGCGGGAAGGACGACGGATTATTGGTAGACCGAGTTGGGGACAGCCAGAAGGCTTTACCGTTTGGGAAATTGATATTTCTCGCCGCAACTACAATGACGATTACTACCGTCAGACCTTATCCCCCCAGATGTATCGCCGTTTGAAAATCGCTTTGGCAGGACTGGAAACCATCAATGCGATCGCCAGTACTAAGCCACCCGAACAAATTGCCCGACGGACTCGTTCCACAATCTTTCCCGACTCAGTAGGGATCGGTCACTATGCGATCGACTTTCATCCTTGCATGACCAAAAGTCCCCCCGAACTTCCAGGAAACACCGAACGAGAAGGGGAACGCCAAGGTGCGGGTGAAGCCTATCCCTTCCAAATTCCTTTACGGGCGATGATTCCTCAAAAGATCGAGAATTTACTCGTAGCTGGAAAAAGTATTGCTACCAGTCATATCGCCTCTGCTGCTTATCGGGTGCATTCCTTTGAATGGTCTGTAGGCGCAGCCGCCGGAACCACTGCTGCTTTTAGCTTAGAAAAAGCGATCGCTCCTTATCAACTCGTAGACGACTTACCCAGACGAGAACCCCTACTCGAACAGCTACAATATCGCCTCCAGCAAAACAATAATCCTACCGCTTTCCCAGATACATCCATTTTCAATCTAGATTGGGATGATTGGCGGTGA
- a CDS encoding phosphoribosyltransferase: MLFQNRTTAGQALADRLLAYANRSDVLVLGLPRGGVPVAFEVAQALHAPLDVFLVRKLGVPGQEELAMGAIASGGVRVLNYDIIEALHLSEAEIDRVTARQQQELERRERLYRQNLSFPQFRDRTVILVDDGLATGATMRAAVKAIQLQQPAAIVIAVPVASPETQQELATQVDEIVCVETPAPFYSVGSWYAEFPQTTDTQVRELLQQAGTVARNVS, translated from the coding sequence ATGTTATTCCAAAATCGAACTACAGCAGGTCAAGCCCTAGCCGATCGATTGCTAGCCTATGCTAACCGTAGCGATGTATTAGTACTAGGATTGCCTAGAGGTGGTGTACCAGTCGCCTTCGAGGTAGCACAAGCATTACACGCACCCTTAGATGTGTTTTTGGTACGTAAGCTGGGTGTCCCCGGGCAAGAAGAATTGGCAATGGGGGCGATCGCCTCTGGTGGTGTGAGAGTGCTGAACTACGATATTATTGAAGCGTTGCACTTATCTGAAGCAGAAATCGATCGCGTTACAGCCAGACAGCAACAGGAATTAGAGCGACGGGAACGGCTCTATCGGCAAAATCTTTCTTTTCCCCAATTCCGCGATCGCACGGTCATTTTAGTAGATGATGGTCTGGCAACAGGAGCAACCATGCGGGCAGCTGTGAAAGCAATACAATTACAGCAACCTGCGGCAATTGTCATCGCCGTGCCAGTTGCTTCTCCTGAAACTCAGCAAGAATTAGCCACTCAAGTCGATGAAATTGTCTGTGTAGAAACGCCCGCACCTTTTTACAGTGTTGGTTCTTGGTACGCTGAGTTTCCCCAAACTACTGATACTCAAGTGCGCGAACTATTGCAACAAGCTGGCACAGTCGCTAGAAATGTATCGTAG